A DNA window from Ctenopharyngodon idella isolate HZGC_01 chromosome 10, HZGC01, whole genome shotgun sequence contains the following coding sequences:
- the mn1a gene encoding transcriptional activator MN1 — protein MNSNYNSAGFHMKGPSVAVEPMMGPLNESPMQGLNFVSNRDQYGFQTHGHGDMLAMGVQPQHQIHMQGPFNHQPPNHEQHSHLYQDSVPSCLHGDRHMGFNSTNAGHPHMFEGGFGQQLAEAQSRECISQQQHQQRMAAMPEFQPHGHPNGNNAVPAPCLPLDQSPNRAASFHGLPSSSPETHRLEHYRLFPQGRMGGSEHCFPCDPLTGNFDMTGFSTADNSEHKLPYCETGNQVAGGHFPTCNRSGSRGPMMGGSKVDQQLPQQNVFSDRFGNRGKMDPGVNARHHLMAQQRPGPVARQNPGSPALPRFYHTPDYVANNADPMVHVQHGHLDRPVHRLNNHNMHPFGEPVFDVPQLAPQPPHHPHLSSLPYLNMAKRPRFDLPNGSAGESCSPLSNSLHNRPNLENHLSPSAFPSPMGDFTSHVTDGFPSGPLPLSSGPQQQQQQQQQRRQNAAMMIKQMASRSQQQRMRQPDLQQLSLHGDVTSNGMVCRGPLGSVSQSNFEKKHNFHGNFDSPHLPQENSWFPEPQQHCRETNTHALEQAENGHNIIFRQGVTSMDMQSLNSPGAHHPFENNVSNPLQMQSPDESNMQSGAPTDRRPAEFGGMAMRRQHSFPPGGPSQQGAPQSNPPGFSSSPGNYPAHPEYLSSQHLSVNKLGALSLGNLNKASTKDSVFGQSCLAALSTACQNMIASLGAPNLNVTFNKKSQNEAKRKAGQVEQDINSSGSSGPGAEYFQSNASQNSQTPCSGNNNNTTTGQSGTGQMAKREASTLSPNDNMESGCEGKMATGKGRGKKRRDSGHISPGNFSPPCGGGNPVVSPSQQGSALGMGMESRGKTPERSLVSPSFGKPDLATSMDSGIQSVGKSDGVSPCMDYLDEASPNYNAEDPRPCRAGVKCNSENRAGYSDAPCMEQVRTPLSNTGQDEVHPLEILQAQIQLQRQQFSISEDQPMGGKTGKKADCQAGLNGECALASSSPVTGKGSVNTIDLDSLMTEQHATWYVPGNKALIEDPGNDKCLGFWDRARGQSDNKEGHG, from the exons ATGAACTCTAATTATAACAGTGCCGGATTTCATATGAAAGGGCCGTCAGTAGCTGTGGAGCCGATGATGGGTCCCCTAAACGAGTCCCCCATGCAGGGACTCAACTTTGTCTCAAATAGAGACCAGTATGGATTCCAGACTCATGGCCATGGGGATATGCTCGCTATGGGAGTTCAGCCACAACATCAAATACACATGCAAGGACCGTTCAACCATCAACCTCCTAACCACGAGCAGCATTCACATCTGTACCAGGATAGCGTCCCCTCTTGCCTTCATGGGGACAGACACATGGGTTTCAACAGCACCAACGCAGGCCACCCGCATATGTTTGAAGGAGGATTCGGTCAGCAGCTCGCAGAGGCGCAATCACGAGAATGTATCTCACAGCAGCAACATCAACAGAGAATGGCCGCGATGCCTGAGTTTCAACCACACGGCCATCCGAATGGTAACAATGCCGTTCCGGCTCCGTGTCTTCCCCTAGACCAGTCACCAAACCGTGCCGCTTCGTTCCACGGCCTGCCGTCCTCGTCCCCTGAAACCCACAGACTTGAACATTACAGGCTTTTCCCACAGGGCAGGATGGGGGGATCAGAGCACTGTTTTCCCTGTGATCCTCTGACGGGGAATTTCGATATGACGGGATTCTCCACCGCGGACAATTCAGAGCACAAACTGCCCTATTGTGAAACGGGGAACCAAGTGGCCGGGGGTCATTTTCCCACTTGCAATCGAAGCGGTTCCCGAGGGCCCATGATGGGCGGCTCGAAAGTCGACCAGCAGCTACCTCAGCAAAACGTGTTTTCGGACCGATTCGGGAACAGAGGGAAAATGGATCCGGGGGTTAACGCTAGACACCACCTCATGGCGCAGCAAAGACCGGGACCTGTCGCCAGGCAGAACCCTGGTTCCCCTGCCCTTCCACGGTTTTATCACACTCCGGACTATGTAGCAAACAATGCGGACCCAATGGTCCACGTTCAGCACGGGCACCTGGATCGCCCCGTCCATAGACTGAACAATCATAACATGCATCCCTTCGGGGAGCCGGTTTTTGATGTCCCCCAGCTAGCCCCTCAGCCCCCACATCACCCTCACCTCAGCTCACTGCCTTATTTGAATATGGCGAAAAGGCCACGGTTTGATCTCCCAAATGGCTCTGCGGGAGAGAGCTGCAGCCCCCTAAGCAACAGCTTACATAATCGGCCCAATCTTGAGAACCACCTCTCCCCCTCAGCTTTCCCCTCTCCCATGGGGGACTTCACCTCTCATGTGACGGATGGGTTTCCATCAGGCCCCCTTCCCTTGAGCTCCGGCCcacagcagcaacaacagcagcagcagcagcggcgGCAGAACGCAGCGATGATGATCAAACAAATGGCATCGAGGAGCCAGCAGCAGAGAATGAGGCAACCCGACCTGCAACAGTTAAGTCTCCACGGGGACGTCACATCAAACGGCATGGTCTGCCGAGGCCCTCTGGGTAGTGTGTCTCAGTCCAATTTCGAGAAGAAGCATAATTTTCATGGAAACTTTGACAGCCCCCACCTACCTCAAGAAAACTCATGGTTTCCTGAGCCGCAGCAGCATTGTAGAGAAACAAACACGCATGCCTTGGAGCAAGCAGAGAATGGACACAACATTATTTTTAGACAAGGCGTCACAAGCATGGACATGCAGTCTTTGAATTCTCCGGGAGCGCATCATCCGTTCGAAAATAATGTCAGCAATCCTCTGCAGATGCAGTCTCCTGATGAGAGCAACATGCAGTCGGGCGCACCCACGGACAGGAGGCCGGCTGAATTTGGAGGAATGGCGATGAGGCGGCAACACAGCTTCCCTCCTGGAGGGCCGAGTCAACAGGGAGCCCCCCAGAGCAATCCTCCAGGATTTAGCTCCTCTCCAGGGAACTATCCCGCCCATCCCGAGTACCTCTCCAGCCAGCACCTGTCAGTCAATAAGCTTGGGGCCCTCTCTTTGGGGAATTTGAACAAAGCCAGTACAAAAGACAGTGTGTTTGGCCAAAGCTGTCTGGCAGCTCTTTCCACGGCCTGCCAGAATATGATCGCCAGCCTTGGGGCCCCAAACCTCAATGTGACTTTTAATAAGAAAAGTCAAAATGAGGCCAAACGCAAAGCAGGTCAGGTTGAGCAGGACATAAATAGCAGTGGCAGTAGCGGCCCAGGGGCAGAGTATTTCCAGAGCAATGCTTCTCAGAATAGTCAAACGCCTTGCTCTGGGAATAACAACAATACGACGACAGGTCAAAGTGGTACGGGCCAGATGGCGAAAAGGGAAGCGAGCACCCTCTCCCCAAACGACAACATGGAGTCTGGATGTGAGGGGAAAATGGCAACAGGCAAGGGGAGGGGGAAGAAGAGACGAGACAGTGGGCACATCAGTCCCGGAAACTTCTCCCCTCCATGCGGCGGCGGTAACCCCGTCGTCAGTCCAAGTCAGCAGGGCTCCGCTTTGGGCATGGGCATGGAGAGCCGAGGGAAGACCCCAGAGAGGTCGCTGGTCTCCCCTTCCTTCGGGAAGCCCGACCTCGCCACCTCAATGGACAGTGGAATTCAAAGCGTGGGCAAGTCGGACGGTGTTTCGCCGTGCATGGATTATTTAGACGAAGCCAGCCCCAACTACAACGCTGAGGACCCGAGGCCTTGCAGAGCTGGCGTAAAGTGTAATTCTGAAAACAGGGCCGGCTACAGTGACGCTCCGTGCATGGAACAGGTGCGGACGCCATTGAGCAACACGGGCCAGGACGAGGTTCATCCTCTGGAGATTTTGCAGGCTCAGATCCAGCTGCAAAGGCAGCAGTTCAGCATCTCCGAGGACCAGCCGATGGGAGGGAAAACGGGCAAAAAGGCCGACTGCCAGGCCGGTCTGAACGGAGAATGCGCCCTGGCCAGTTCTAGCCCGGTCACAGGCAAGGGCTCTGTGAATACCATTGACCTTGACTCTCTCATGACAGAGCAGCATGCCACCTGGTATGTCCCTGGCAACAAGGCTCTGATAGAGGACCCCGGTAATGACAAGTGCCTGGGATTCTGGGATCGAGCACGGGGCCAGAGTGACAACAAAGAAG GACATGGGTAG